One segment of Radiobacillus kanasensis DNA contains the following:
- the araA gene encoding L-arabinose isomerase, whose amino-acid sequence MLEIKPYQFWFVTGSQHLYGEEALREVEKHSVEMVEGLNEKGNFPYTIQFKSVVTTSTEIENLMMAANQDDHCAGVITWMHTFSPAKLWIAGLNSLKKPLLHLHTQYNQNIPWDSIDMDFMNLNQAAHGDREYGFMVTRLRVPRKVVVGYWESKEVFEKVSSWMQTAVAFTEGKNIRVARFGDNMRNVAVTDGDKVEAQIKFGWVVDYYGIGDLVEVIHAIPEEEVENLFNEYNRLYDFPDESSANGKLQESIKEQARIELGLKRFLTSKNYNAFTTNFEDLHGMKQLPGLAVQRLMADGYGFAGEGDWRTAALLRMMKVIANNKGTSFMEDYTYHLEQGNETVLGSHMLEICPTVAATKPKVVVNPLSMGDREDPARLVFDGRGGDAVVASLVELGGRYRLVINEVKAEQPTIDTPNLPVAKVLWKPEPSLAGSAEAWIYAGGAHHTVFSFTVSTEQLYDFADMAQIECVVIDEDTNVRQFRNELKWNEVVWRK is encoded by the coding sequence ATGCTAGAAATTAAGCCGTACCAGTTTTGGTTTGTTACTGGGAGTCAGCACTTATACGGAGAAGAAGCGTTGCGAGAGGTAGAAAAGCATTCGGTCGAAATGGTAGAAGGGCTAAATGAGAAGGGAAATTTCCCTTATACTATTCAGTTTAAATCTGTTGTAACAACGTCAACAGAAATAGAAAATCTCATGATGGCTGCCAATCAAGATGACCATTGTGCGGGTGTTATTACGTGGATGCACACATTTTCTCCGGCGAAGCTTTGGATTGCTGGTTTAAATAGCTTGAAGAAGCCACTTCTTCACTTGCATACCCAGTACAACCAGAATATACCATGGGATTCCATAGATATGGATTTCATGAACTTAAATCAAGCGGCGCATGGAGACCGTGAATATGGGTTTATGGTTACAAGGCTCCGTGTACCGAGAAAAGTCGTAGTAGGATATTGGGAGAGCAAGGAAGTTTTTGAGAAAGTATCTAGTTGGATGCAAACGGCTGTTGCATTTACGGAAGGGAAAAATATCCGTGTTGCAAGATTTGGGGATAATATGCGAAATGTAGCCGTAACAGATGGCGACAAAGTAGAAGCGCAAATTAAGTTTGGTTGGGTTGTAGATTACTATGGAATTGGTGATCTAGTAGAAGTGATCCACGCTATCCCTGAAGAGGAAGTAGAAAACTTATTTAATGAGTATAATAGGTTGTATGATTTTCCTGATGAGTCGAGTGCAAATGGAAAACTTCAGGAATCTATCAAAGAGCAAGCCCGTATCGAATTAGGATTAAAGCGATTCTTAACGTCGAAAAACTATAATGCTTTTACTACTAATTTTGAGGACTTGCATGGGATGAAGCAACTACCAGGCTTGGCTGTTCAACGTTTGATGGCAGACGGATATGGTTTTGCTGGAGAAGGGGACTGGAGAACAGCTGCTTTATTACGGATGATGAAGGTTATTGCCAATAACAAAGGCACATCATTTATGGAAGATTATACGTACCATTTAGAACAAGGTAATGAAACGGTACTAGGCTCACATATGTTAGAAATTTGTCCAACTGTAGCGGCAACGAAACCTAAAGTGGTTGTAAATCCGTTATCAATGGGTGATAGGGAGGATCCTGCTCGGTTAGTATTTGATGGTCGGGGTGGAGATGCGGTGGTTGCTTCGTTAGTGGAATTAGGAGGACGCTATCGTCTAGTTATTAATGAGGTAAAAGCTGAACAGCCTACTATAGATACACCTAATCTTCCTGTGGCAAAGGTGCTTTGGAAGCCGGAGCCTTCCTTGGCGGGATCTGCAGAAGCGTGGATATACGCTGGTGGTGCACACCATACTGTATTTTCGTTTACGGTGAGCACAGAACAACTTTATGATTTCGCTGATATGGCACAAATAGAGTGTGTTGTCATTGATGAAGATACAAATGTGAGACAGTTTAGAAATGAATTGAAATGGAATGAAGTTGTTTGGAGGAAGTAA
- a CDS encoding ABC transporter substrate-binding protein → MKKLLILFFFSIMAFALVACGGDSEETAADETTVVGDDIENATELSYWTFAGQHVDLFEDAAKRWNEENPDRAIKLVAEAYPFDQMHNNLLLALQSGEGAPDITDIELGKFANYLEGEPQLEPMNEYVEPVLDKSVKERFDIYAKDGNYYGIPTHVGSTVMYYNTEIMDQAGVDIDSIKTWDDFVEAGKKVVENTDSFMWNVGTTDWLMDYWPMISQQDTDMFDENGNLLIDSQTHIDTLQFLSDAVHKHKIAEVTPGGMNQSEEFYGYFSEGKSGAILAPIWYMGRFLDNMPDLKGKIAIRPMPAWEEGGDRSAGMGGTGTVVTNQSEHKELAKEFLAYTKLSEEGSTKLWTVLGFDPPRWDIWESEAVREDNKYYQYFGDNIFDVLLEVKDEINELHLTQNTPDVVTEYNTNVAESVIRQQSMTPEEALKQAAEAVRSEMEK, encoded by the coding sequence ATGAAAAAGTTATTAATTCTTTTCTTCTTTTCAATAATGGCTTTTGCCTTAGTTGCTTGTGGTGGAGATTCGGAGGAAACAGCAGCGGACGAAACGACAGTTGTAGGGGACGACATTGAAAATGCGACAGAATTATCTTACTGGACTTTTGCTGGTCAACATGTTGACTTATTTGAGGATGCTGCAAAAAGATGGAATGAGGAAAACCCGGACCGCGCAATCAAACTCGTAGCGGAAGCGTATCCTTTTGATCAAATGCACAACAATCTCTTGCTTGCCTTACAATCAGGTGAAGGTGCCCCGGATATCACAGACATTGAGCTTGGCAAATTCGCTAACTACTTAGAAGGTGAGCCACAGTTAGAGCCAATGAATGAATATGTGGAGCCAGTATTAGATAAATCGGTAAAAGAACGATTCGACATTTACGCGAAAGATGGCAATTACTACGGTATTCCTACCCACGTCGGGTCTACTGTTATGTATTACAACACGGAAATAATGGATCAAGCTGGCGTGGATATTGATTCCATTAAGACTTGGGATGATTTTGTAGAAGCTGGTAAAAAGGTAGTGGAAAACACGGATTCTTTTATGTGGAATGTAGGTACAACAGACTGGTTGATGGATTATTGGCCAATGATTTCTCAGCAGGATACAGATATGTTTGATGAGAATGGTAACTTATTGATAGATAGCCAAACGCATATTGATACCTTACAGTTCTTGAGTGATGCGGTACACAAACATAAAATTGCTGAAGTTACACCAGGTGGGATGAATCAATCTGAGGAATTTTACGGTTACTTCAGTGAGGGTAAATCCGGAGCTATTCTTGCACCGATATGGTACATGGGAAGGTTCTTGGATAATATGCCAGACTTAAAAGGTAAAATTGCTATCCGTCCAATGCCTGCATGGGAAGAAGGTGGAGACCGCTCCGCTGGTATGGGTGGTACAGGAACAGTTGTTACGAATCAATCCGAACACAAAGAGCTTGCTAAAGAATTTCTTGCCTATACGAAATTATCCGAAGAAGGTAGTACTAAATTATGGACTGTGTTAGGCTTCGACCCTCCACGTTGGGATATTTGGGAAAGTGAAGCTGTGAGAGAAGATAATAAATATTATCAATACTTTGGAGACAATATCTTTGACGTCTTATTAGAAGTGAAGGATGAAATTAATGAGTTACATCTTACACAAAATACGCCAGATGTTGTAACAGAGTACAACACAAATGTGGCAGAAAGTGTTATTAGGCAGCAATCGATGACTCCTGAAGAAGCACTTAAACAGGCTGCTGAAGCCGTAAGATCAGAAATGGAAAAATAA
- the arfA gene encoding arabinosylfuranosidase ArfA: protein MNLDRNNRIGEVDERIYGSFIEHLGRAVYGGIYEPEHPLADEQGFRKDVVELVKELKVPIVRYPGGNMVSAYNWEDGVGPKESRPRRLELAWRTIETNEVGTNEFVDWAKKVHADVMMAVNLGTRGIDAARNLIEYTNHPGGTYWSDLRKSHGYEQPHNIKTWCLGNEMDGPWQVGHKTAYEYGRIAQETGKAMKLVDPSIELVACGSSNTGMPTFPEYEATVLDIAYNEVDYISLHQYYGNRTNDPANYLAKNMDMDHFIHSVIATCDYIKAKHRSKKTIMLSFDEWNVWYHSNEGDKEIEPWTVAPPQLEDVYNFEDALLVGSMLITLLNHADRVKMACMAQLVNVIAPIMTENHGRSWKQTIFYPYMHTSVFGRGIAIQRILSSPKYDSKDFTDVPYIDSASVLNQEEEELTIFLVNKHLEDSISLQADLRSFEGYRLIEHIVLENDDLKATNTVKEEKVFPHYNGHSTLQDGMLEVELAKTSWNVIRLKKSLE, encoded by the coding sequence ATGAACCTTGATAGAAACAACCGAATTGGGGAAGTCGATGAACGCATATACGGTTCATTCATTGAACACCTAGGTAGAGCCGTGTACGGAGGTATTTATGAGCCGGAGCATCCGCTTGCAGATGAGCAAGGATTTCGTAAGGATGTGGTCGAGCTTGTAAAAGAACTTAAGGTTCCTATTGTTCGATATCCTGGTGGCAATATGGTGTCGGCTTATAATTGGGAAGACGGAGTTGGCCCTAAGGAAAGTCGACCAAGAAGACTTGAGTTAGCATGGCGCACGATTGAAACAAATGAAGTTGGTACGAATGAATTTGTGGACTGGGCTAAGAAGGTCCATGCAGATGTGATGATGGCGGTAAATTTAGGAACAAGAGGAATTGATGCCGCTAGAAATCTAATTGAGTACACAAACCATCCTGGTGGTACGTACTGGAGTGACCTCCGAAAATCGCACGGGTATGAACAGCCCCATAATATAAAAACATGGTGTCTAGGTAACGAGATGGATGGCCCATGGCAAGTAGGGCATAAAACCGCTTATGAATATGGAAGAATCGCGCAAGAAACAGGGAAGGCAATGAAGTTAGTGGACCCTAGTATAGAGCTTGTGGCATGCGGAAGCTCTAACACAGGAATGCCAACTTTTCCAGAATATGAAGCGACGGTACTTGATATCGCCTACAATGAGGTCGACTACATTTCCCTGCATCAGTATTACGGAAATAGAACGAATGATCCAGCTAATTATTTAGCTAAAAATATGGACATGGACCATTTCATCCATTCCGTAATTGCAACCTGTGATTATATTAAAGCAAAGCACAGAAGTAAAAAAACGATCATGCTTAGTTTTGATGAGTGGAATGTCTGGTATCACTCAAATGAAGGAGATAAAGAAATAGAACCATGGACAGTTGCCCCTCCGCAACTAGAGGATGTGTACAATTTTGAAGATGCTCTACTAGTCGGAAGTATGCTTATTACATTACTAAATCATGCCGACCGGGTCAAAATGGCATGCATGGCCCAGTTAGTAAATGTTATCGCACCGATTATGACTGAGAACCATGGACGTTCATGGAAGCAAACCATTTTTTATCCGTACATGCACACATCGGTGTTTGGTAGGGGAATAGCCATCCAACGAATCCTTTCTTCTCCAAAATATGATAGTAAAGATTTCACAGATGTCCCGTATATTGATAGTGCCTCCGTACTCAATCAAGAAGAGGAAGAGCTTACTATTTTTCTAGTAAATAAGCATTTAGAGGATAGTATCTCCCTTCAAGCGGATCTAAGAAGTTTTGAAGGCTATCGACTAATCGAACATATCGTGTTAGAGAATGACGATTTAAAAGCGACAAACACTGTAAAAGAGGAGAAAGTTTTTCCGCACTATAATGGTCATTCAACACTACAGGATGGCATGTTAGAAGTTGAATTAGCCAAAACATCTTGGAATGTCATTCGGTTAAAAAAGTCTCTGGAGTAA
- a CDS encoding carbohydrate ABC transporter permease yields MEPLTNSSQITEERSIVKKIEPRKNPNKFFKFINSKKVVPYLFVAPFIISFLVLTLYPMIQGIIMSFQSVLPGQVQFIGLSNYERIFNPTFFEALTNTIWYVAFTVLILTIIPMLLAIFLNSKLVKWKTLFRASFFLPALTSTIVGGMIFRLMFGEQNTALANQIISFFGLDPVNWRFTPWAAIFLMVILASWRWIGVNILYFLAALQNVPEELYEAGDIDGASAWQKLRYITIPQLKPIIIFVSTITIINGFRMFEESFVFWEAGSPGNIGLSVVGYIYQEGIRQNDIGFGSAIGVVLMLIIFLVSIIYLIATGTFKRGENQ; encoded by the coding sequence ATGGAACCTTTAACAAATAGCTCTCAAATCACCGAGGAAAGATCGATTGTAAAGAAGATAGAACCTAGAAAAAACCCTAACAAATTTTTTAAGTTTATCAACTCGAAAAAAGTGGTCCCATACCTTTTTGTAGCACCATTTATTATTTCGTTTTTGGTATTAACTTTATACCCTATGATCCAAGGAATCATCATGAGTTTTCAAAGTGTACTTCCTGGGCAAGTTCAATTTATTGGACTATCAAACTATGAAAGAATTTTTAATCCTACTTTTTTTGAGGCATTAACCAATACAATTTGGTACGTGGCCTTTACTGTTCTAATCTTAACCATTATTCCAATGTTACTTGCTATTTTCTTAAACTCGAAACTAGTTAAATGGAAAACATTATTTAGAGCGTCTTTTTTCTTACCTGCTCTTACCTCTACCATTGTTGGAGGTATGATTTTTCGCTTAATGTTTGGGGAGCAAAATACAGCATTAGCAAACCAAATCATTAGCTTCTTTGGACTTGATCCAGTAAATTGGCGATTTACCCCATGGGCAGCCATTTTCTTAATGGTTATTTTAGCTTCGTGGAGATGGATAGGAGTTAATATCCTGTATTTTCTTGCTGCATTACAAAATGTACCGGAGGAATTGTACGAAGCAGGTGATATTGATGGTGCATCTGCTTGGCAGAAACTAAGGTACATTACGATCCCGCAGCTGAAGCCAATCATCATTTTCGTAAGTACAATTACGATTATTAATGGATTTAGAATGTTTGAAGAAAGTTTTGTATTTTGGGAAGCGGGTTCACCAGGAAATATTGGTCTTTCCGTAGTCGGGTATATCTACCAAGAAGGAATCAGACAAAACGATATCGGATTTGGGTCTGCGATCGGTGTTGTGCTGATGTTAATCATTTTCCTAGTAAGTATCATTTATTTAATAGCCACAGGAACCTTTAAAAGAGGTGAAAACCAATGA
- a CDS encoding carbohydrate ABC transporter permease, translated as MTISKKKRLYTWLATIGVGIAAFITVFPLLSLVVSSFRPSSDLMRDGISLSIDFSKMSLDNYTYIFTQAADYWSWYGNSLIISVITIVLSLFFSSMVGYALAVYDFKGRNFFFLLVLLIMMVPFEILMLPLYQLMIDLQLIDSYFGAVLPMVVAPVAVFFFRQFAMGLPLQLMDAARIDGSSEYGIFFRIMLPLMAPSLAAMAILQGLGSWNNFLWPLLVLRSNDMLTLPIGLATLLTPYGNNYDVLIAGSVLTIVPIIILFIFFQKFFIAGLTTGGVKG; from the coding sequence ATGACAATAAGTAAGAAGAAACGTCTATATACCTGGTTAGCAACGATTGGTGTTGGTATCGCGGCATTCATTACAGTATTCCCACTCCTGAGTTTAGTTGTCTCATCCTTTCGCCCATCCTCTGATTTGATGCGTGACGGTATAAGCTTAAGTATTGACTTCAGTAAAATGAGTCTCGATAACTATACTTATATTTTTACACAGGCGGCAGACTATTGGTCGTGGTACGGAAATAGTTTGATTATCTCAGTAATTACCATTGTCTTATCGTTGTTCTTCTCATCCATGGTTGGATACGCGTTAGCCGTTTACGACTTTAAAGGAAGAAACTTTTTCTTCCTACTCGTATTGTTAATTATGATGGTTCCATTCGAAATTCTGATGCTACCACTCTATCAACTAATGATTGATCTTCAACTTATTGATAGTTATTTTGGTGCCGTCCTCCCGATGGTGGTTGCCCCAGTTGCGGTTTTCTTCTTCAGACAGTTTGCAATGGGTCTTCCACTTCAGTTAATGGATGCTGCACGAATAGATGGAAGCTCTGAATATGGAATTTTCTTTAGAATTATGTTGCCATTAATGGCGCCTTCTTTAGCTGCAATGGCTATTTTGCAAGGGTTAGGAAGCTGGAACAACTTCCTATGGCCATTATTGGTATTAAGATCAAATGACATGCTGACCCTACCAATTGGTCTAGCAACCCTGCTAACCCCGTACGGTAACAACTATGATGTGCTAATTGCCGGTTCTGTTTTAACAATTGTTCCGATTATTATTCTATTTATCTTCTTCCAAAAATTCTTTATTGCAGGGTTAACTACTGGTGGAGTTAAAGGATAA
- a CDS encoding YesL family protein — protein MYANGFMSALDRAAIWITRMAHLNVLWLFYCLRGLVIGGFFPATVGCLSVARKWLRGEQDVKVSEQMKKGYKQEFFTSNILGWVMVLIGVVLYLNYQVMKASTADIPFLVPFFFFAMLFFYLLVLVWAFPLMAHYNGGILQHMKNAIVIGLTKLHISVAISITLFSLVYLSLEYPTIILFFLFSLGSLIWYWLASRIFQKLDQSKSIQHNHSS, from the coding sequence ATGTATGCGAATGGGTTTATGTCAGCGTTAGACCGGGCAGCCATATGGATCACTAGAATGGCACATTTAAATGTACTGTGGTTGTTTTATTGCCTGAGGGGTCTTGTTATTGGAGGCTTTTTTCCTGCAACAGTTGGATGTCTTAGTGTTGCGAGAAAGTGGCTTAGGGGAGAACAAGACGTAAAAGTAAGTGAGCAAATGAAAAAAGGCTATAAGCAAGAGTTTTTCACCTCGAACATATTGGGATGGGTAATGGTACTAATTGGTGTTGTCTTGTATTTGAATTATCAAGTAATGAAAGCATCGACAGCTGACATTCCCTTCCTTGTTCCCTTCTTTTTCTTTGCTATGCTATTTTTTTATTTGCTTGTCCTCGTTTGGGCATTCCCATTAATGGCTCACTATAACGGAGGCATTCTCCAACATATGAAGAATGCCATAGTTATCGGTTTAACAAAGCTCCATATATCCGTTGCAATTTCTATAACCTTATTTTCTCTTGTCTATCTATCGTTAGAGTACCCAACGATTATCCTGTTTTTTTTATTTAGCTTAGGATCTTTAATCTGGTATTGGTTAGCATCACGTATTTTTCAAAAGCTAGATCAATCTAAATCTATTCAACATAACCATTCATCTTAA